A window of the Buchnera aphidicola (Periphyllus koelreuteriae) genome harbors these coding sequences:
- a CDS encoding SmdB family multidrug efflux ABC transporter permease/ATP-binding protein, translated as MNNFMKYWPTLKRLLKYGKPFKKLLYFGIFLLLSAALSEVLGPILISNFIKNILEKHEFSKTIVLSNTIGFIILQISSVILYYSQNIIFSKISIKIIQNLRYDIMKSTLRLPIKIYDSQPIGHIISKITNDTESIRELYDTILGSIINSSVLVCIVLIAMFILSWKMALISMTLIPIVILIILAYQYYSIPILKKIRHFLSKIYHEFNEIVNGIEIIQQFCQEKKFKKKIINTSYMHYKYKMKALKLEGFLLRPLLNFLSSSILCSIMFFCIISNIDSFKVGILYAFISYLSRLNEPLISMASQQPLLQKALVSGERIFELMDKKKQEYGLINKKFKTGKIFIKNMSFKYDKNSINALSNINIKIPEKYFIAFIGKTGSGKSTLANLLMGYYQSSSGSIYLDNKKIEKISHNSLRNSVSLIQQSPIILPDTILKNITLGQKISTERINKIIKLVNLNKLISSLKKGIFTKLSEKGNNLSVGQKQLISIARALIKKPKILILDEATANIDIYTEKLIQKSLLKIKNKTTLIMIAHRLNTIKNANKIIVLNKGKIVEQGTHKELMKIKNKYYKMYKSQEFK; from the coding sequence ATGAATAATTTTATGAAATATTGGCCTACTCTTAAACGACTTTTAAAATATGGAAAACCTTTTAAAAAATTACTATATTTTGGAATTTTTTTACTTTTATCTGCAGCTTTGTCAGAAGTTTTAGGACCAATATTAATTAGTAATTTTATTAAAAATATATTAGAAAAACATGAATTTTCAAAAACTATTGTTTTATCAAATACTATTGGATTTATTATATTACAAATTTCTTCTGTAATTTTATATTATTCTCAAAATATTATTTTTAGTAAAATATCTATAAAAATTATTCAAAATTTAAGATATGATATAATGAAATCTACTTTAAGATTACCTATTAAAATATATGATAGTCAACCAATAGGTCATATTATTTCTAAAATTACTAATGATACTGAATCTATTCGAGAATTATATGATACAATTTTAGGTTCAATTATTAATAGTTCAGTTTTAGTATGTATTGTATTAATTGCTATGTTTATTTTATCTTGGAAAATGGCATTAATTTCAATGACTTTAATTCCAATAGTGATTTTAATTATTCTTGCTTATCAATACTATAGTATTCCAATATTAAAAAAAATAAGACATTTTTTATCAAAAATATATCATGAATTTAATGAAATCGTAAATGGAATTGAAATTATTCAACAATTTTGTCAAGAAAAAAAATTTAAAAAAAAAATTATTAATACAAGTTATATGCATTATAAATATAAAATGAAAGCATTAAAATTAGAAGGATTTTTATTAAGACCATTATTAAATTTTTTATCTTCATCAATACTTTGTTCAATTATGTTTTTTTGTATTATATCTAATATTGATTCATTTAAAGTAGGAATTTTATATGCTTTTATAAGTTATTTATCAAGATTAAATGAACCATTAATTTCTATGGCAAGTCAACAACCATTATTGCAAAAAGCATTAGTATCAGGAGAAAGAATTTTTGAATTAATGGATAAAAAAAAACAAGAATATGGATTAATTAATAAAAAATTTAAAACTGGAAAAATATTTATAAAAAACATGAGTTTTAAATATGATAAAAATTCTATTAATGCTTTATCAAATATAAATATTAAAATTCCAGAAAAATATTTTATTGCATTTATTGGAAAAACAGGAAGTGGAAAAAGCACATTAGCTAATTTATTAATGGGGTATTATCAATCTAGTTCTGGTTCAATTTATTTAGATAATAAAAAAATTGAAAAAATTAGCCATAATTCTTTAAGAAATTCTGTTTCATTAATACAACAATCTCCTATTATATTACCTGATACAATTTTAAAAAATATTACTCTTGGTCAAAAAATTTCTACAGAAAGAATAAACAAAATTATTAAATTAGTCAATTTAAATAAATTAATTTCTTCATTAAAAAAAGGAATTTTTACTAAATTAAGTGAAAAAGGAAATAATCTTTCTGTTGGTCAAAAACAATTGATTTCTATAGCACGAGCATTAATAAAAAAACCAAAAATATTAATTTTAGATGAAGCTACAGCAAATATAGATATATATACAGAAAAATTAATACAAAAATCATTATTAAAAATTAAAAATAAAACTACTTTAATAATGATTGCTCATAGATTAAATACAATAAAAAATGCAAATAAGATTATTGTTTTGAATAAAGGTAAAATTGTTGAACAAGGAACTCATAAAGAATTAATGAAAATTAAAAACAAATATTATAAAATGTATAAATCTCAAGAATTTAAATAA
- the dnaX gene encoding DNA polymerase III subunit gamma/tau has protein sequence MKYKVFARKWRPKDFNEVIGQKYTIQAISNSLKLNRIHQAWILYGTRGIGKTTIARILAKCLNCKKKITHTPCKQCISCKEIDKNFSPDLIEIDAASKTKVEDIKELLENSKYPPIKERFKIYLIDEIHMLSRYSFNALLKTLEEPPKHVKFIFATTNIEKLPKTIISRCIRFNLTTISIKNIKLNIKNILKNEKIFYEKNTLDLISNAADGSMRDALSITEQAISIGNGKIKNSNVKKMLGIFKYENFLNLLQAIFEQNAKKIMKFKEKILSLDVEPDQILIELLRLLHYLYILKIYSIKWKSKIYNKKQQKILKKMSKKYNYKEIKKNYSIIINGRKEINFSPSKKLGMELTLLKTLKKK, from the coding sequence ATGAAATATAAAGTATTTGCAAGAAAATGGAGACCAAAAGATTTTAATGAAGTAATTGGTCAAAAATATACTATCCAAGCAATTTCTAATAGTTTAAAATTAAATAGAATTCATCAAGCATGGATTTTATACGGAACACGAGGAATTGGAAAAACAACAATAGCAAGAATTTTAGCAAAATGTCTAAATTGCAAAAAAAAAATTACACATACTCCATGTAAACAATGTATCTCATGTAAAGAAATTGATAAAAATTTTAGCCCAGATTTAATTGAAATCGACGCTGCATCAAAAACTAAAGTTGAAGATATAAAAGAACTTTTAGAAAATTCAAAATATCCTCCTATTAAAGAAAGATTTAAAATTTATTTAATTGATGAGATACACATGTTATCTAGATATAGTTTTAATGCACTTTTAAAAACTTTAGAAGAACCACCTAAACATGTAAAATTTATTTTTGCTACTACAAATATTGAAAAACTTCCAAAAACAATTATTTCTAGATGTATTAGATTTAATTTAACAACTATTTCTATAAAAAATATTAAATTAAATATAAAAAATATTTTAAAAAATGAAAAAATTTTTTATGAAAAAAATACTTTAGATTTAATTTCAAATGCTGCAGATGGTAGCATGAGAGATGCATTAAGTATAACAGAACAAGCTATTTCTATAGGTAATGGAAAAATAAAAAATTCTAACGTTAAAAAAATGTTAGGAATATTTAAATATGAAAATTTTTTAAATTTACTTCAAGCAATTTTTGAACAAAATGCAAAAAAAATAATGAAATTTAAAGAAAAAATTTTATCTTTAGATGTTGAACCTGATCAAATTTTAATAGAATTATTAAGATTATTACATTATTTATATATTTTAAAAATATATTCAATAAAATGGAAATCAAAAATATATAATAAAAAACAACAAAAAATTTTAAAAAAAATGTCAAAAAAATATAATTATAAAGAAATTAAAAAAAATTATTCAATTATAATTAATGGAAGAAAAGAAATAAATTTTTCTCCATCTAAAAAGTTAGGAATGGAATTAACATTACTTAAAACACTAAAAAAAAAATAA
- a CDS encoding YbaB/EbfC family nucleoid-associated protein has product MFNKKNFGNLMQQAQKMQENMKNIQKKIKSIKVTGESGAGLVKITLNGNNICKKVEIDSNLLKDNDKDIIEDLIIAAFNEANRKIKEEHKKRMSKFSNGMPIPNDLNFPI; this is encoded by the coding sequence ATGTTTAATAAAAAAAATTTTGGGAATTTAATGCAACAAGCTCAAAAAATGCAAGAAAATATGAAAAATATACAAAAAAAAATAAAATCTATAAAAGTTACAGGAGAATCAGGAGCTGGATTGGTTAAAATTACATTAAATGGAAATAATATTTGTAAAAAAGTTGAAATTGATTCAAATTTATTAAAAGACAATGATAAAGATATTATTGAAGATTTAATAATTGCTGCATTTAATGAAGCAAATAGAAAAATAAAAGAAGAACATAAAAAAAGAATGTCAAAATTTTCAAATGGAATGCCTATTCCAAATGATTTAAATTTTCCTATTTAA
- a CDS encoding adenylate kinase family protein, translating to MKIILIGYPCSGKGTQAQLISKKYNIPNISIGDLIRSKILKNSIKNKKLNDKLKSGELISDKIIISLVKNRLKKKDCLNGYILDGLPRTLNQAKLMNEKKINIDYIIEISVLKKNILKRALGRQIHIPSGRIYHKIYNPPLIKNIDNITGEKLVKRQDDNQHTIEKRLNQYDSVKKKIFKYYKNKQINIKYFKIDGNKKLKKITNSIKKILTK from the coding sequence ATGAAAATTATTTTAATTGGATATCCATGCTCTGGAAAAGGAACACAAGCTCAATTAATTTCAAAAAAATACAATATACCTAATATTTCAATAGGTGATTTAATAAGATCAAAAATATTAAAAAATTCAATAAAAAATAAAAAACTAAATGATAAATTAAAATCAGGAGAATTAATTTCAGATAAAATAATTATATCTTTAGTAAAAAATAGATTAAAAAAAAAAGATTGTTTAAATGGTTATATTTTAGATGGATTACCTAGAACTCTTAATCAAGCAAAATTAATGAATGAAAAAAAAATTAACATTGATTATATAATAGAAATATCAGTATTAAAAAAAAATATATTAAAAAGAGCATTAGGAAGACAAATTCATATTCCATCTGGAAGAATTTATCATAAAATTTATAATCCTCCATTAATAAAAAATATAGATAACATTACTGGAGAAAAATTAGTTAAAAGACAAGATGATAATCAACATACTATTGAAAAAAGATTAAATCAATACGATTCTGTTAAAAAAAAAATATTTAAATATTATAAAAATAAACAAATAAATATTAAATATTTTAAAATTGATGGAAATAAAAAATTAAAAAAAATTACAAATTCTATAAAAAAAATATTAACAAAATAG
- the folD gene encoding bifunctional methylenetetrahydrofolate dehydrogenase/methenyltetrahydrofolate cyclohydrolase FolD — protein MVAKIINGFKISKKIQKKIKNEICKRKKKGLLIPGLAVILVGNNNSSKIYVKNKKIACNKVGFFSKIFKFSKKISEKKIINLIKKLNKNKLIHGILIQLPLPKKINTLKIIKKISYKKDVDGFHPFNIGLLCQRQPNLRSCTPFGILQLLKKKKIKIKGLNALIIGASNIVGRPMMLELLLAGCTTTVAHRFTKNLYQYVKNADLIIIAIGKPNFLNGKFIKKGAIIIDVGINRLKNGKIVGDVDFNSNYKKASYITPVPGGVGPMTVTSLLQNTLYACKKYYDKKIL, from the coding sequence ATGGTAGCAAAAATAATTAATGGGTTTAAAATTTCTAAAAAAATTCAAAAAAAAATAAAAAATGAAATTTGTAAAAGAAAAAAAAAAGGATTATTAATTCCAGGATTGGCAGTAATATTAGTTGGAAATAATAATTCATCAAAAATTTATGTAAAAAATAAAAAAATCGCATGCAATAAAGTTGGTTTTTTTTCTAAAATATTTAAATTTTCTAAAAAAATATCTGAAAAAAAAATAATAAATTTAATAAAAAAATTAAATAAAAATAAATTAATACATGGAATTTTAATTCAATTACCTTTGCCAAAAAAAATAAATACATTAAAAATTATAAAAAAAATTTCATATAAAAAAGATGTAGATGGATTTCATCCATTTAATATAGGTTTATTATGTCAAAGACAACCAAATTTAAGATCATGTACTCCATTTGGAATACTACAATTATTAAAAAAAAAAAAAATAAAAATAAAAGGATTAAACGCATTAATTATTGGTGCATCAAATATCGTTGGAAGACCAATGATGTTAGAATTATTACTTGCAGGTTGCACAACAACTGTTGCGCATAGATTTACAAAAAATTTATATCAATATGTAAAAAACGCAGATTTAATAATTATTGCCATTGGAAAACCAAATTTTTTAAATGGAAAATTTATAAAAAAAGGAGCAATTATTATTGATGTTGGAATTAATAGATTAAAAAATGGAAAAATAGTAGGTGATGTTGATTTCAATTCAAACTATAAAAAAGCTTCATATATTACTCCTGTACCTGGAGGAGTAGGACCTATGACTGTAACGAGTTTATTACAAAATACTTTATATGCATGTAAAAAATATTATGATAAAAAAATTTTATAA
- the cysS gene encoding cysteine--tRNA ligase yields MLKIFNTLTRKKEIFKSIKKKKVSMYVCGVTVYDFCHIGHARTFLFFDIVYRYLNNIGYYVKYIRNITDIDDKIIEKSKLKQLSIKKFTEIIINKMNLDFYSLNLKKPTLEPRATDHILDIIQIIDFLLKNNFAYILNNGDIFFSIKNYKRYGELYKKNNNKKFFFKQENDFVLWKKSKKEENFWDSPWGNGRPGWHIECSAINQKYFKNTIDIHGGGNDLIFPHHENERAQSECFKNINFVNYWLHTGMIIFKNEKMSKSIGNTFLIKDLIMYFHSDSIRYYFLSTNYRHPIYYNIKNLKNSEKIVKKFYFCLNIFKKINTNVCLKNSSYFYLFKKSMNNNFNTPVALSILLKLSKKIIFYYEKKNFKKSKYLSETLLYLGRILGFFSKKFNSFKFNKKNETKLNEKIKKIINKRNKARKLKLWNKSDLLRNELLKLGVNIKDKKIL; encoded by the coding sequence ATGTTAAAAATATTTAATACTTTAACTCGAAAAAAAGAAATATTCAAATCTATTAAAAAAAAAAAAGTTTCTATGTATGTTTGTGGAGTTACTGTATATGATTTTTGTCATATTGGTCATGCACGAACTTTTTTATTTTTTGATATAGTTTATCGTTATTTAAATAATATTGGATATTATGTTAAATATATTAGAAATATTACAGATATAGATGATAAAATTATTGAAAAATCTAAATTAAAACAATTAAGTATAAAAAAATTTACAGAAATAATAATTAATAAAATGAATTTAGATTTTTATTCATTAAATTTAAAAAAACCAACTTTAGAACCACGTGCAACAGATCATATTTTAGATATAATACAAATTATTGATTTTTTATTAAAAAATAATTTTGCTTATATTTTAAATAACGGTGATATTTTTTTTTCTATTAAAAATTATAAAAGATATGGAGAATTATATAAAAAAAATAATAATAAAAAATTTTTTTTTAAACAAGAAAATGATTTTGTTCTTTGGAAAAAAAGTAAAAAAGAAGAAAATTTTTGGGATTCACCTTGGGGAAACGGAAGACCTGGTTGGCATATTGAATGTTCAGCAATTAATCAAAAGTATTTTAAAAATACTATAGATATACACGGAGGAGGAAATGATTTAATTTTTCCTCATCATGAAAATGAACGAGCTCAATCAGAATGTTTTAAAAATATAAATTTTGTAAATTATTGGTTACATACAGGGATGATTATCTTTAAAAATGAAAAAATGTCTAAATCTATTGGTAACACTTTTTTAATTAAAGATTTAATTATGTATTTTCATTCAGATTCTATTCGTTATTATTTTCTTTCAACAAATTATAGACATCCAATTTATTATAATATAAAAAATTTAAAAAATTCAGAAAAAATAGTAAAAAAATTTTATTTTTGTTTAAATATTTTTAAAAAAATAAATACAAATGTTTGTTTAAAAAATTCTTCTTATTTTTATTTATTTAAAAAATCAATGAATAACAATTTTAATACACCTGTTGCTCTTTCGATTTTATTAAAATTATCAAAAAAAATAATTTTTTATTATGAAAAAAAAAATTTTAAAAAATCTAAATATTTATCTGAAACGTTATTATATTTAGGTCGAATTTTAGGTTTTTTTTCTAAAAAATTTAATTCTTTTAAATTCAATAAAAAAAATGAAACAAAATTAAATGAAAAAATAAAAAAAATAATTAATAAAAGAAATAAAGCTAGAAAATTAAAATTGTGGAATAAATCTGATTTATTAAGAAATGAATTATTAAAATTAGGAGTTAATATAAAAGATAAAAAAATATTATAA
- a CDS encoding DUF493 family protein, which yields MYKKLKKLLKFPINFTFKIICLNKKNMKKKILKIIKKKLLKIKKKNINFSKNKKYFSYSITIYFKKFKDIKYIYKKIGKLKFVKIVF from the coding sequence ATGTATAAAAAATTAAAAAAACTTTTAAAATTTCCAATTAATTTTACTTTTAAAATTATTTGTTTAAATAAAAAAAATATGAAAAAAAAAATTTTAAAAATAATTAAAAAAAAATTATTAAAAATTAAAAAAAAAAATATAAATTTTAGTAAAAATAAAAAATATTTTTCTTATTCTATAACAATTTATTTTAAAAAATTTAAAGATATAAAATATATTTATAAAAAAATTGGAAAATTAAAATTTGTAAAAATAGTTTTTTAA
- the cspE gene encoding transcription antiterminator/RNA stability regulator CspE, whose amino-acid sequence MSKIKGNVKWFNEAKGFGFITPEDGSKDVFVHFSAIQSDGFKTLAEGQSVEFEIVEGAKGPSAANVTSL is encoded by the coding sequence ATGTCTAAGATTAAAGGTAATGTTAAATGGTTTAATGAAGCAAAAGGTTTTGGATTTATCACTCCTGAAGATGGTAGTAAAGATGTTTTTGTTCATTTTTCAGCTATTCAAAGTGATGGATTTAAAACTTTAGCAGAAGGACAAAGTGTAGAATTTGAGATTGTAGAAGGAGCAAAAGGTCCATCTGCAGCTAACGTTACCAGTTTATAA
- the aroE gene encoding shikimate dehydrogenase yields MICLYKKEIYAVFGNPIHHSKSPQIHNFFFKLYNLKKKYIKICASKKFFLDEITLFFKKGGKGANITLPFKEKIFSLCNNITKRATIAGSINTLKKCNNGQIIGDNTDGIGFISDLLFHNIIKKNFNLLIIGAGGASRGIIYPLLKFGCNVFITNRTFQKAKILSKEFSKFGNIESIFYKNLRGINFDLIINSTSASISNELPLISYNIIKKKTICYDMFYMNKKTSFMSFCEFYGSKNVYNGIGMLIHQAAHSFFLWNKIFPDIKKTIKYLFK; encoded by the coding sequence TTGATTTGTTTATATAAAAAAGAAATTTATGCAGTATTTGGTAACCCGATTCATCATAGTAAATCTCCTCAAATACATAATTTTTTTTTTAAATTATATAATTTAAAAAAAAAATATATTAAAATTTGTGCATCAAAAAAATTTTTTTTAGATGAAATAACATTATTTTTTAAAAAAGGAGGAAAAGGAGCAAATATTACTCTTCCGTTTAAAGAAAAAATTTTTTCATTATGTAATAATATTACTAAAAGAGCGACAATTGCTGGTTCTATAAATACATTAAAAAAATGTAATAATGGACAAATTATAGGGGATAATACAGATGGTATAGGTTTTATATCAGATTTATTGTTTCATAATATTATAAAAAAAAATTTTAATTTATTAATTATTGGTGCTGGTGGAGCTTCTAGAGGAATTATTTATCCATTATTAAAATTTGGATGTAATGTTTTTATTACAAATCGAACATTTCAAAAAGCAAAAATTTTATCAAAAGAGTTTTCTAAATTTGGAAATATAGAATCTATTTTTTATAAAAATTTAAGAGGTATAAATTTTGATTTAATTATTAATTCTACATCTGCAAGTATTTCAAATGAATTACCTTTAATATCATATAATATTATTAAAAAAAAAACTATATGTTATGACATGTTTTATATGAATAAAAAAACTTCTTTTATGAGTTTTTGTGAATTTTATGGATCAAAAAATGTTTATAATGGAATTGGAATGTTAATTCATCAAGCAGCTCATTCATTTTTTTTATGGAATAAAATTTTTCCAGATATTAAAAAAACAATTAAATATTTATTTAAATAA
- the def gene encoding peptide deformylase has product MPILKIVQYPNKILRKISKPVKEFNKNIKEITEKMFETMYKKNGMGLAAIQINIKQQIIVIDKLYPLKKSIVLINPKIIKKSGKIYIKEGCLSIPKYEYITNSRYKEIVVEAYNLVGKKFILQANSVLSVCIQHEIDHLKGILFIDYLSPLKKNRIKKNFKKR; this is encoded by the coding sequence ATGCCTATTTTAAAAATAGTTCAATATCCAAATAAAATTTTAAGAAAAATATCTAAACCAGTAAAAGAATTTAATAAAAATATAAAAGAAATTACAGAAAAGATGTTTGAAACAATGTATAAAAAAAACGGGATGGGCTTAGCAGCAATACAAATAAATATTAAACAACAAATAATTGTAATAGATAAATTATATCCTTTAAAAAAATCTATAGTATTAATTAATCCAAAAATTATAAAAAAATCTGGAAAAATTTATATTAAAGAAGGTTGTTTATCAATTCCAAAATATGAATATATTACTAATTCTAGATATAAAGAAATTGTTGTTGAAGCATATAATCTTGTTGGAAAAAAATTTATACTACAAGCAAATTCTGTTTTATCTGTATGTATACAACATGAAATAGATCATTTAAAAGGAATATTATTTATAGATTATTTATCTCCTTTAAAAAAAAACAGAATAAAAAAAAATTTTAAAAAAAGATGA
- the fmt gene encoding methionyl-tRNA formyltransferase → MKKKIIFAGTNKFSKIHLNELIKKKFKILSVITKPDSILNKKKNIFSEVKKISIKNKLKILQPKSLNSKKIYKYLKNIKPDIMIVVSYGLIIPEKIINLFPLGCINIHTSLLPKLRGPSPIQYSIIQGKKKTGITIIQINNKVDSGDILYKKSINIKKNETYLTLIKKLSILGKKSLIKCLNKIYSNTIKKTKQEEKKATYTKKIKKKDGLINWNSNASNIEKKIRAFIPWPGSFFFIKKIMIKIWKVKIVKCSEKNIPGKIINANKKGILISTKNNLINIKILQIPGKKKNKTKYIINSYQNLFKIGTILN, encoded by the coding sequence ATGAAAAAAAAAATAATTTTTGCTGGAACAAATAAATTTTCTAAAATTCATTTAAATGAATTAATAAAAAAAAAATTTAAAATATTAAGTGTAATAACAAAACCAGATAGTATATTAAATAAAAAAAAAAATATTTTTTCAGAAGTTAAAAAAATTTCAATAAAAAATAAACTTAAAATTCTTCAACCAAAATCATTAAATTCTAAAAAAATATATAAATATTTAAAAAACATTAAACCAGATATTATGATAGTTGTATCATATGGTTTAATTATACCAGAAAAAATAATTAATTTATTTCCATTAGGTTGTATTAATATACATACTTCTTTGCTTCCAAAATTAAGAGGACCCTCACCAATACAATATTCTATTATTCAAGGAAAAAAAAAAACAGGAATAACTATTATACAAATTAATAATAAAGTTGATTCAGGAGATATTTTATATAAAAAATCTATAAATATAAAAAAAAATGAAACATATTTAACATTAATAAAAAAACTATCTATACTTGGAAAAAAATCATTAATTAAATGTTTAAATAAAATTTATTCTAATACAATAAAAAAAACTAAACAAGAAGAAAAAAAAGCAACATATACAAAAAAAATTAAAAAAAAAGATGGTTTAATTAATTGGAATTCAAATGCTTCAAATATTGAAAAAAAAATTAGAGCTTTTATTCCATGGCCTGGATCTTTTTTTTTTATAAAAAAAATTATGATTAAAATATGGAAAGTTAAAATTGTTAAATGTTCAGAAAAAAATATTCCTGGAAAAATTATAAATGCAAATAAAAAAGGAATTTTAATTTCAACAAAAAATAATTTAATTAATATAAAAATATTGCAAATTCCAGGAAAAAAAAAAAATAAAACAAAATATATTATAAATTCTTATCAAAATTTATTTAAAATAGGAACTATTTTAAATTAA
- the rplQ gene encoding 50S ribosomal protein L17 has protein sequence MRHQKVGRKLNRKRSHLKLMLQNLICSLLMHEKIKTTLSKSKELRRVVEPIITLSKIDNLSNRRLVFSKIRNNFILYKLFKDLGPFFLNRPGGYIKIIKCGFRNGDKSPMAYILLVDRFNQLKNKNK, from the coding sequence ATGCGACATCAAAAAGTTGGTCGTAAATTAAATAGAAAACGAAGTCATTTAAAATTAATGTTACAAAATTTAATTTGTTCATTATTAATGCATGAAAAAATAAAAACAACTTTATCTAAATCTAAAGAATTAAGACGCGTTGTTGAACCAATCATTACTCTTTCTAAAATTGATAATCTTTCTAATAGACGATTAGTTTTTTCTAAAATAAGAAATAATTTTATTTTATATAAATTATTTAAAGATTTAGGTCCTTTTTTTTTAAATAGACCAGGTGGTTATATCAAAATCATAAAATGTGGGTTTAGAAATGGAGATAAATCTCCTATGGCATATATTTTATTAGTTGATCGATTTAATCAATTAAAAAATAAAAATAAATAA
- a CDS encoding DNA-directed RNA polymerase subunit alpha — MSDFSINFLKPRLVDIKKFSSTHSKVTLEPLERGFGHTLGNALRRILLSSISGCVVTEVEIDGILHEYSIKEGIQEDILEILLNLKGLSITLNGKNSAYLILQKKGIGVVTASDIKCDSSVEIIKLNHIICHLTDKNSSINMKIKVQRGRGYSPAASRIKNKENENYIGRLLIDACYSPIEQVSYQVKSARVEQRTDLDKLIIELKTNGTIDPEESIRQAATILSNQLESFVDLKDICEPVEKVVKPEFDPILLKPVDDLELTVRSANCLKAESIHYIGDLIQKTEVDLLKTPNLGKKSLTEIKDILSSRNLFLGTKLNNWPPKNIIEE; from the coding sequence ATGTCAGATTTTTCAATAAATTTTTTAAAACCTCGTTTAGTAGACATTAAAAAATTTAGTTCTACTCATTCTAAAGTAACTTTAGAACCTTTAGAAAGAGGTTTTGGTCATACTTTAGGAAATGCTTTACGTAGAATTTTATTATCTTCTATTTCTGGATGTGTAGTTACTGAAGTTGAAATAGATGGAATTTTACATGAATACAGTATTAAAGAAGGAATTCAAGAAGATATACTTGAAATATTATTAAATTTAAAAGGATTATCTATTACTCTTAATGGAAAGAATTCTGCTTATTTAATTTTACAAAAAAAAGGAATTGGAGTAGTTACTGCATCAGATATAAAATGTGATTCTAGTGTTGAAATTATAAAATTAAATCATATTATATGTCATTTAACAGATAAAAATTCTTCTATAAATATGAAAATTAAAGTTCAAAGAGGTCGAGGTTATTCTCCTGCTGCTTCTAGAATAAAAAATAAAGAAAATGAAAATTATATAGGTAGATTATTAATAGATGCATGTTATAGCCCAATTGAACAAGTGTCTTATCAAGTTAAATCAGCTAGAGTTGAACAAAGAACAGATTTAGATAAATTAATAATTGAATTAAAAACAAATGGAACAATTGATCCTGAAGAATCAATTAGACAAGCTGCAACAATTTTATCTAATCAATTAGAGTCGTTTGTCGATTTAAAGGATATTTGTGAACCAGTAGAAAAAGTTGTAAAACCAGAATTTGATCCAATTTTATTAAAACCTGTAGATGATTTAGAATTAACAGTACGCTCTGCAAATTGTTTAAAAGCAGAATCTATACATTATATTGGTGATTTAATACAAAAAACTGAAGTAGATTTATTAAAAACTCCAAATTTAGGAAAAAAATCTCTTACTGAAATTAAAGATATATTATCTTCAAGAAATTTATTTTTAGGAACTAAATTAAATAATTGGCCTCCAAAAAATATTATAGAAGAATAA